A region of the Streptococcus oralis Uo5 genome:
AAAGCAGCCAATGGCTTGCTCAATAAAATTGCCCTTGCGCCAGAACGTGAAGGTGTAGAAGACTTTGTTCGTACAGTTACGGGCGAAGGCGTAACGGTTGCTCTTGGACATTCAAATGCGACTTTTGATGAAGCTAAAAAAGCAGTCGATGCTGGAGCGAGTGTTTGGGTACATGCCTACAATGGGATGCGTGGGTTGACTCACCGTGAGCTCGGTATGGTGGGAGCCATGTATGAATTGCCACATACTTACGCAGAATTGATTTGTGATGGTCACCACGTAGATCCAAAGGCCTGTGACATTTTGCTTAAGCAAAAAGGAACTGAAAATATCGCCCTTATCACAGACTGTATGACAGCTGGTGGCTTGGAAGAAGGTGACTACATGTTGGGAGAATTCCCAGTAGTTGTTGCCAATGGAACTGCACGCCTCAAATCTACAGGCAATTTGGCAGGTTCTATCCTCAAACTCAAGGACGGTTTGAAGAATGTGGTCGAATGGGGCATTGCGAATCCACATGAAGCAGTCATGATGGCCAGTCTCAACCCAGCAAAATCTGTTCACATCGATGATGTCTGTGGCCAAATCCGTGAAGGCTACGACGCTGACTTTATCGTACTAGATAAAGATTTGGAATTGGTAGCAACCTACCTAGATGGTGTGAAACGTTATCAAGCCTAAGAAGATAAAAATAGGGGTCAATAAAGGACTCCTATTTTTATGATAGGCTGAAAAGGTATTTAAAGAAGTCTTCCTAAAGGGAAAGGCAAGCAAAATCCTTTTCTTGTAATAAAAAATTAGATATAATATACGATACAAAGGAAGTAGTAAGAATGTATCGTGTTATAGAAATGTATGGGGATTTTGAACCGTGGTGGTTCATAGAAGGTTGGGAAGAAGATGTCATCATGAGTCAATCTTTTGACAAGTATTATGATGCTCTAAAATATTATAAATCATGCTGGTTTGAGCTGGAAAAGAAGAATCCTCTTTATAAGAGTCGGAGTGATTTGATGACTATCTTTTGGGATCCTGCTGATAAACGCTGGTGTGATGAGTGTGATGAGTATTTGCAGCAGTACCATTCTTTGGCACTTTTACAGGATGAGCAAGTCATCCCCGATGAAAAGCTACGTCCAGGCTATGAAAAACAAACAGGTCAAGAAAAACACCGTTCTTGCCGTATGAAATGGAGATAAAAAAAGTAACTTTTTAAGTTGCTTTTTTTATTTTTTTGCGAATAGTTAGATAAGGAGGGTGGTATGGTACAAGAAATTGCACAGAAAATTATTGCTACTGCGAAAGAAAAGAAGGCCCAGGATATCTATTTTATCCCCAAGGAAAAGTCCTACGAGCTTCACATGCGGGTTGGAGACGAGCGG
Encoded here:
- the nagA gene encoding N-acetylglucosamine-6-phosphate deacetylase; protein product: MPNYIKADQFFYPHGVRRGGYLELVDGKFGKHVEQIPEGAEVIDYTGYSIAPGLVDTHIHGFGGVDVMDNNIEGTLHTMSEGLLSTGVTSFLPTTLTSSYEQLLAVTENIGARYQEASGAKIRGIYFEGPYFTEKYKGAQNPAYMKDPRMDEFRAWQKAANGLLNKIALAPEREGVEDFVRTVTGEGVTVALGHSNATFDEAKKAVDAGASVWVHAYNGMRGLTHRELGMVGAMYELPHTYAELICDGHHVDPKACDILLKQKGTENIALITDCMTAGGLEEGDYMLGEFPVVVANGTARLKSTGNLAGSILKLKDGLKNVVEWGIANPHEAVMMASLNPAKSVHIDDVCGQIREGYDADFIVLDKDLELVATYLDGVKRYQA
- a CDS encoding DUF1033 family protein, encoding MYRVIEMYGDFEPWWFIEGWEEDVIMSQSFDKYYDALKYYKSCWFELEKKNPLYKSRSDLMTIFWDPADKRWCDECDEYLQQYHSLALLQDEQVIPDEKLRPGYEKQTGQEKHRSCRMKWR